AGGAGCTCTGCCTTGTAACCTGCAATCTTAACCATCAAATGATATCGCAGTTAAAACATCCCTACGCTAATCTCAAACTTTGGCCAGTTTGGATAGGAAGTGCTTTTGTAGGAAAGCATTTTTGCTCAAAATAGCTTCTGCTAGAGGTGTCATTAAAAGCACATTGATACTTCACTGAAAATCGAAGTGCTAACTGAAAAGTTGAAGTATTCTTCAAGAGCATATGCTTCTCTAAATCCGCTTATGtgactcaaaaacattttagtatttttgtcaaacgtAGTCAGAAATGCTTTTAATTGACACAAGAGAGAAACGCTTTTAATCTATCTAGAAGCAGTCTCAAACAAGCCTGTAGTCGAAAATGAGATCAAAACTATTAACATTTGTTAACTTAAGTTTATAATCATTAACCTCGTCATCACAAGACTTCATGGAGGTATTCAAACCGATGCATAAAACTCCTCGCACCAGTCTGGACTTGGAGGGTGAACTTTTTCTAACATGGCCCATGCATTCATCAACGTATACCCATCTAACCATGTTAGCCGAAAACACCCTTCAAATTGGACGCCATGGCGGCCAAATTGGGAATCACGATGTCGCCACTGCTGCTTCAATGAAGCGCCGTCCTCTGCACAAACATATCCGCTGCTGACGCAGCGCCAGGGACCCAGCGGTTGAAGAATCCGAGTTGACTCAGGTCGGAGAAGGATCGGAGCGCGATGTGATTAGGCCACGTGGCGCAATGTTTTCTTGGCTAACTACGGTATAACCAATGTCGTTTAATCTTACTACCTTTTGCTTGTTTTAACAGTTAAAATTCTGCCTGCAGTGTATAATGTATATGTCCAACATGCAATTTTTAAGTAAATGAATGTCATGTGTTCATCAGTGTGTACACGATTCATGTTACACGTTACAACCAGTACAAAAATCCGGCATTGTTCACGTTATTCGCTCTGGTACTTTAGTAATGACAGAATGCTCAGCTTCTAATTTGCGAAAATGCAGCAGGCACCAGCTACTCGTGGTGGTGGGTCTGATCCTCATAGCCAGTGTTGTTACCGCTGCCACTATCTAGTTGATCCTCCGAGGAAATGTTCATATTTCCGCCATCTGCCatatggaaaagaaaaaggagttcGAGTGTTGAAGAGATGTTTAACATGTACAAGAAGTTTGCTGGTGATTGATTGCACATACCATCACCTTCGCCTCCACGAGAATAAGCTGAGCGTCTTGAACGCCCCTGCTGGTGTGGTGTGGGCTGATGACAACAAAAAAGATCAAATAAGAGATTAAAACCACCACAAATGCAAACAAACTAACTTGATGTATAGCAAAAATTGGCAGGAGCAGAGCAGAATCAGCATATacggtttttagttttcaattggtGTTGGCCAATCTTTGAACTAACACCCATCTTGAGGTAAGAAAATCAGGATGATATCATCGAACATACCTGCAGCTTTGGGCGGAGTGCTTCAAGTGGCCCTTTTGGCTTTGCTCCTTGCTGTTGAAGAAGTGAAAAGAACCAAAGATAGGCAAAGAGATTAGTCATTTAAAAGTGTCATAGCAACTGCAGTTTAAGAAAATCCACAACCACGAGTACCTTTCCCAATGCCCAATCAGCAGAATCAAAATAAGCGCGCTCATGGTCCTgacataaaatttgaacttgtttgTTTGTAACTTTATCTTGATAAAGCAAAAACTAGAATAGCAACATCGGACAGAGGGgagataagaagaaaaaaaggatacAAGACCAACAATTACCTTGGATATTAGGGGAGTCTTCTTTGGTAGTATGCCTCCATACTTTTTCTTAATTGCTGCCTCCTGCAGAAGACAGAATCATAGACAATGATCCTACTGCATAACTTCATATGATAACTGAAAGTTTAAGACTTTGGGAAAGTTTGAAACAAAAAGAGAATATCAATGCAAAGGAAACAATCTGTACTAATAGACAACAGGGCAATAGGTAggacatttcaaaaattttagGAACTAAATTGTAGAGCAGAGTTGCACCTCCTGTTGGGCTGAAGGCATGGGATTTCCatgattttcatttgaagctttttggtctcccccggCATCGTCACCATCACCAAGATCCATAGGAGTGCTATCAGCAACCTCTTGCTCCTTAACCTCGTCCATGTTTGTACCGGACATATTTTGCTCAGGGTGCTGGCGACAACTGCAAAAACAAAAGACTCGTTCACCCAAGCATAACAGATGTAAACAAATGTAGCCATTTCCTTGGGAATTCCAAATAAGCGAACCAGTTCCTTCCGTTTTTTAAAATCTCATACAACAATTACTTATAATAAGATCAACCTATTCATTGGTGCAACTCTATCCATTAAATCACAGAAATATCACTATGACTATGTTGATAAATGTATGATGCCATGAAAACACATTGAAGTAACCGCACTAATTCCATCAAACCACTCTCCCGGCGCATCACCGAAGATGCAGCCTTTCAACATGCCCTACCAAATACCCAACATTGAAGATAAAACTCCGGTTACAAGAGCAGCGAAGTTCAACTTCCCTATTTAACCCTTAGCCGAAATGGCTCGGAtcagcatcttgaagatgacaTAGAACTATGGTAACAAAGAAAGTCAAATCTTTGCAGCAAAACAATTCAAAGCAAATCTTTCCGCACGCACAAAGGCAccaataaaaacaacaaaaagaagaagaaaaacaacacGAATCCAAACGCATATAACATGCAAGAAGCTTCAATTGGTGAAAGAAGAGCTGAAAATATGGCAAAAACTGTAAATACGGTTCCTATTAGGGGTAATCATAAAAAAATCAGAGCAAAAACCAATTGGAACATGGACTTTTGGAAGAACCCGGATTAG
This Pyrus communis chromosome 6, drPyrComm1.1, whole genome shotgun sequence DNA region includes the following protein-coding sequences:
- the LOC137737086 gene encoding uncharacterized protein, giving the protein MSGTNMDEVKEQEVADSTPMDLGDGDDAGGDQKASNENHGNPMPSAQQEEAAIKKKYGGILPKKTPLISKDHERAYFDSADWALGKQGAKPKGPLEALRPKLQPTPHQQGRSRRSAYSRGGEGDDGGNMNISSEDQLDSGSGNNTGYEDQTHHHE